From a region of the Mycobacterium intracellulare ATCC 13950 genome:
- a CDS encoding VWA domain-containing protein has product MSLPGIGPLPLYGFQRPAMLLFGLVPLALLAVYVVVQARRNRRLHRYTDAPVAQSPWRHLPIAASLLSLALLTIALATPTHDMRIPRNRAVIMLVIDMSQSMRATDVEPTRLKAAEQAASQFASQLTPGINLGLVGFAGTPYLLVPPTPQHQATIDALKKLDFADSTATGQAIFTALHAIGATAVTGGDNPPPARIVLLSDGRENKPSNPSDPHDGVYTAARLAKDEGVPISTISFGTKGGEIEMDGQRVAVPVSTDQMKTIARLSGGQPYTATNIGELNKSYNAIENEIGYRTVPGPGSSGWLRMGVLAALIATALALLINRRLPT; this is encoded by the coding sequence GTGTCGCTTCCCGGAATCGGCCCGCTGCCGCTGTACGGGTTCCAGCGCCCGGCCATGTTGCTGTTCGGTTTGGTGCCCCTGGCCCTGCTGGCCGTCTACGTCGTGGTGCAGGCCCGTCGCAACCGACGGCTGCACCGCTACACCGACGCCCCCGTGGCGCAGTCGCCGTGGCGGCACCTGCCGATCGCCGCGTCGCTACTCAGCCTGGCGTTGCTGACGATCGCGCTGGCCACCCCCACCCACGACATGCGCATCCCGCGCAACCGCGCCGTCATCATGCTCGTCATCGACATGTCGCAGTCAATGCGGGCGACCGACGTCGAACCCACCCGGCTCAAGGCCGCCGAACAAGCGGCCAGCCAGTTCGCCAGCCAGCTGACGCCCGGCATCAACCTCGGGCTGGTCGGCTTCGCCGGCACGCCCTACTTGCTGGTCCCGCCCACGCCGCAGCACCAGGCGACCATCGACGCACTCAAGAAGCTGGACTTCGCCGACAGCACGGCCACCGGCCAGGCCATCTTCACCGCCCTGCACGCGATCGGCGCCACGGCGGTCACCGGGGGCGACAATCCGCCGCCGGCCCGTATCGTGCTGCTCTCCGACGGCCGCGAGAACAAGCCGTCCAACCCCAGCGATCCGCACGACGGTGTCTACACCGCGGCGCGCCTGGCCAAGGACGAGGGCGTGCCCATCTCGACGATCTCGTTCGGCACCAAAGGCGGCGAGATCGAGATGGACGGGCAGCGCGTCGCGGTCCCGGTGTCGACCGACCAGATGAAGACGATCGCCCGGCTCTCCGGCGGGCAGCCCTACACCGCCACCAACATCGGCGAGCTCAACAAGAGCTACAACGCGATCGAGAACGAGATCGGCTACCGCACCGTGCCGGGACCCGGCAGTTCCGGCTGGCTGCGCATGGGGGTGCTCGCGGCGCTCATCGCGACGGCGTTGGCGCTGTTGATCAACCGGCGCCTGCCGACCTAG
- a CDS encoding VWA domain-containing protein: MKVPLLGPVSLTGFQNPWFFLALLAVLLVIGLYVVQQFARRRRVLRFANMEVLERVAPPHPSRWRHVPTILLATSLVLLTTAMAGPTSDVRIPLNRAVVMLVIDVSESMASNDVPPNRLAAAKEAGKQFADQLTPAINLGLVEFAANATLLVPPTTNRGAVKSGIDSLQPAPKTATGEGIFTALQAIATVGSVMGGGEGPPPARIVLESDGAENVPLDPNAPQGAFTAARAAKGQGVQISTISFGTPYGTVDYEGATIPVPVDDQTLQKICEITDGEAFHADSLDSLKNVYTTLQRQIGYETVKGDASLAWMLLGAVVMAGAVLAGLLLNRRLPA, encoded by the coding sequence ATGAAGGTGCCGCTGCTGGGCCCGGTGTCGCTGACTGGATTCCAGAACCCCTGGTTCTTCCTCGCGCTGCTGGCCGTGCTGCTGGTGATCGGCCTTTATGTCGTGCAGCAATTCGCCCGCCGTCGCCGGGTGCTGCGGTTCGCCAACATGGAGGTGCTGGAGCGCGTGGCCCCGCCGCACCCGAGCCGGTGGCGGCACGTGCCGACCATCCTGCTGGCCACGTCGCTGGTGCTGCTGACCACGGCGATGGCCGGGCCGACGTCGGATGTCCGGATCCCGCTCAACCGCGCGGTCGTGATGCTCGTCATCGACGTCTCGGAATCGATGGCCTCCAACGATGTTCCGCCCAACCGCCTGGCCGCGGCGAAGGAGGCCGGCAAGCAGTTCGCCGATCAGCTGACGCCGGCCATCAACCTGGGGCTGGTGGAGTTCGCGGCCAACGCCACGCTGCTGGTGCCCCCGACGACGAACCGCGGCGCGGTGAAGTCGGGCATCGACAGTCTGCAGCCCGCCCCGAAAACCGCTACGGGAGAAGGCATTTTCACCGCGCTGCAGGCGATCGCGACGGTCGGCTCGGTGATGGGCGGCGGCGAAGGCCCGCCGCCGGCGCGGATCGTGCTGGAGTCCGACGGCGCCGAGAACGTGCCGCTGGACCCCAACGCCCCGCAGGGGGCGTTCACCGCCGCCCGGGCCGCCAAGGGCCAAGGGGTGCAGATCTCGACGATCTCGTTCGGCACCCCGTACGGGACCGTCGACTACGAGGGCGCCACCATTCCGGTCCCGGTGGACGATCAGACCCTGCAGAAGATCTGCGAGATCACCGACGGCGAGGCGTTCCACGCCGACAGCCTGGACTCGCTGAAGAACGTGTACACGACGCTGCAGCGCCAGATCGGCTACGAAACCGTCAAGGGCGACGCGAGCCTGGCGTGGATGCTGCTCGGTGCCGTCGTGATGGCCGGCGCCGTGCTGGCCGGCCTGCTGCTGAACCGCAGGCTGCCCGCCTGA
- a CDS encoding M20 family metallopeptidase, translating to MPTAPLDSLLDSVEAVVRRRGGDLVELSHAIHAEPELAFAEHRSCAKAQALVAERGFEITAAPGGLDTAFRADYGSGPLTVGVCAEYDALPEIGHACGHNIIAASAVGTALALAEVADELGLRVALLGTPAEEAGGGKALLLRAGVFDDIAAAVMLHPGPTDIAAARSLALSEATITYRGTESHAAVAPHLGINAADAVTVAQVAVGLLRQQLAPGQLVHGIVTDGGQAVNVIPGRATLQYAMRAVEADSLRELEGRMYACFAAGALATGCEYDIDNPAPAYDELTPDQWLADVFREEMRRLGREPVAREYEAALPMGSTDMGNVTKALPGIHPVIGLDSGGAMVHQRGFAEAATNPSADRAVIEGAIMLARTVVQLAQTPAERDRVMAAHERRRGEERA from the coding sequence GTGCCCACCGCCCCGTTAGACAGCCTGCTGGACAGCGTCGAAGCTGTCGTGCGGCGGCGCGGCGGCGACCTCGTCGAGTTGTCGCACGCCATTCACGCCGAGCCCGAGCTGGCGTTCGCCGAGCACCGCAGCTGCGCCAAGGCGCAGGCACTCGTCGCCGAGCGTGGCTTCGAGATCACCGCCGCCCCCGGCGGTCTGGACACCGCCTTCCGCGCCGACTACGGCAGCGGGCCGTTGACCGTCGGGGTGTGCGCCGAATACGACGCGCTGCCCGAGATCGGGCACGCCTGCGGCCACAACATCATCGCCGCCTCGGCGGTGGGCACCGCGCTGGCGCTGGCCGAGGTCGCCGACGAGCTGGGCCTGCGGGTGGCGCTGCTGGGGACTCCCGCCGAGGAGGCCGGCGGCGGCAAGGCGCTGTTGTTGCGGGCGGGGGTGTTCGATGACATCGCCGCCGCCGTCATGCTCCATCCCGGGCCGACGGATATCGCCGCGGCCCGCTCGCTGGCCCTGTCCGAGGCGACCATCACGTACCGCGGCACGGAATCCCACGCCGCCGTCGCGCCGCACCTCGGGATCAACGCCGCCGACGCCGTGACCGTCGCGCAGGTGGCCGTCGGGCTGCTGCGCCAGCAACTGGCGCCCGGGCAGCTGGTGCACGGGATCGTCACCGACGGCGGGCAGGCGGTCAACGTCATCCCCGGGCGCGCGACGCTTCAGTACGCGATGCGCGCGGTCGAAGCCGACTCGCTCCGGGAACTCGAGGGCAGGATGTACGCCTGCTTCGCCGCGGGCGCGCTGGCCACCGGTTGCGAATACGACATCGACAACCCGGCACCCGCCTACGACGAACTCACCCCCGACCAATGGCTGGCCGACGTCTTTCGCGAGGAGATGCGCCGGCTCGGCCGCGAGCCGGTGGCCCGCGAGTACGAGGCGGCGCTGCCCATGGGCAGCACCGACATGGGCAACGTGACCAAGGCGCTGCCGGGGATCCACCCGGTGATCGGGCTCGACTCCGGCGGGGCCATGGTGCACCAGCGCGGCTTCGCCGAGGCCGCCACCAACCCCAGCGCCGACCGCGCCGTGATCGAGGGCGCGATCATGCTGGCACGCACGGTGGTCCAGCTGGCCCAGACGCCCGCCGAACGCGACCGGGTGATGGCGGCGCACGAACGCAGACGCGGCGAGGAGCGCGCATGA
- a CDS encoding phospho-sugar mutase has product MTPEEWIAHDPDPRTAAELAACDAGELAARFARPLRFGTAGLRGPVRGGPDAMNVAVVSHATWAVAQVLKRRAPAGARVIVGRDARHGSAVFATVAAEVLADQGFSVLLLPGPVPTPVVAFAVRHTGALAGIQITASHNPPADNGYKVYVDGGIQLVSPTDREIEAAMADAPPADQIGRAPVEPGQADLVERYVERASGLRSGAGSARVALTALHGVGGAVAVETLRRAGFAQVHTVAAQFAPDPDFPTVAFPNPEEQGAADALLALASDVRADVAIALDPDADRCAVGIPDKAGWRMLSGDETGWLLGDYILSQPQRAETPVVASTLVSSRMLSAIAAHRGAVHVETLTGFKWLARADAEVPGGTLVYAYEEAIGHCVDPDAVRDKDGISAAVLVCDLVATLLRQGRSVVDLLDELARRYGVHDVAAVSRRVADPAEAAALMHRLRTTPPATLAGFPAELTDVTDALIFTGGDDHTSVRVVVRPSGTEPKLKCYLEIRCTPSDDLDSSRRRAGALRAELVAAMRGW; this is encoded by the coding sequence ATGACGCCCGAGGAGTGGATCGCCCACGACCCCGACCCGCGGACGGCCGCCGAGCTCGCCGCGTGCGACGCGGGAGAATTAGCCGCGCGGTTCGCCCGTCCCCTGAGGTTTGGCACCGCGGGCCTGCGCGGCCCGGTGCGCGGCGGGCCCGACGCGATGAACGTCGCGGTGGTGTCGCACGCCACCTGGGCGGTGGCGCAGGTGCTCAAGCGGCGCGCCCCGGCCGGTGCGCGGGTGATCGTGGGGCGCGACGCCCGGCACGGTTCGGCGGTATTCGCAACGGTGGCCGCCGAAGTCCTTGCCGATCAAGGGTTTTCGGTGCTGTTGCTGCCCGGTCCGGTGCCGACCCCGGTGGTCGCGTTCGCGGTGCGCCACACCGGCGCGCTGGCCGGGATCCAGATCACGGCGTCGCACAACCCGCCGGCCGACAACGGCTACAAGGTGTACGTCGACGGCGGCATCCAGCTCGTCTCCCCCACCGACCGCGAGATCGAGGCCGCGATGGCCGACGCCCCGCCCGCCGACCAGATCGGCAGGGCCCCCGTCGAACCGGGCCAGGCCGATCTGGTCGAGCGCTACGTCGAGCGCGCGTCCGGGCTGCGGAGCGGGGCGGGCTCGGCGCGGGTCGCCCTGACGGCCCTGCACGGGGTGGGCGGCGCGGTGGCCGTGGAGACGCTGCGCCGCGCCGGGTTCGCCCAAGTGCACACCGTCGCAGCACAATTCGCTCCGGACCCGGACTTCCCCACCGTCGCGTTCCCCAACCCCGAGGAGCAGGGTGCCGCCGACGCTCTGTTGGCCCTGGCCTCCGACGTGCGCGCCGACGTGGCGATCGCGCTGGATCCCGACGCCGACCGGTGCGCCGTCGGCATTCCCGACAAAGCGGGGTGGCGGATGCTGTCCGGCGACGAAACCGGTTGGCTGCTAGGAGATTACATTCTTTCCCAGCCGCAGCGCGCCGAAACGCCCGTGGTGGCCAGCACCCTGGTGTCCTCGCGGATGCTGTCGGCCATCGCCGCGCACCGCGGCGCCGTCCACGTCGAAACCCTCACCGGCTTCAAATGGCTGGCGCGCGCCGATGCCGAGGTCCCCGGCGGCACCCTGGTATACGCCTACGAGGAAGCGATCGGGCACTGCGTCGACCCGGACGCTGTACGCGACAAGGACGGCATCAGCGCCGCGGTCCTGGTGTGCGACCTGGTGGCCACGCTGCTGCGCCAAGGCCGTTCGGTCGTCGACCTGCTCGACGAGCTGGCGCGCCGATACGGCGTGCACGACGTCGCCGCGGTCTCGCGCCGGGTCGCCGACCCCGCCGAGGCGGCCGCGCTGATGCACCGGCTACGGACCACTCCGCCGGCGACGCTAGCCGGGTTCCCCGCCGAACTCACCGACGTCACCGATGCGCTGATCTTCACCGGCGGTGACGACCACACGTCGGTCAGGGTGGTGGTGCGGCCCTCCGGGACCGAGCCGAAACTGAAGTGCTACTTGGAGATTCGCTGCACGCCTAGCGACGATCTGGATTCTTCGCGGCGGCGCGCCGGTGCCCTGCGCGCCGAGCTGGTCGCTGCGATGCGGGGCTGGTGA
- a CDS encoding alkaline phosphatase family protein has protein sequence MSRENRSPRSLLGRAHRLLLALGVVALVALAASPLTPRIGLAAAAIPQPAHIVIVVEENRSENGIIGNKSAPFITSLAANGANMTQSYAETHPSEPNYLALFAGNTFGVTKDLCPINAGAAPNLGSELLAAGHTFVGFAEGLPTVGSPVCTAGKYARKHVPWANFTNVPAANSMPFSAFPMGNYASLPTVSFVIPNNDNNMHDGSIAQADAWLNRQLSGYANWAVANNSLLILTFDEDDNGSHNQIPTVFYGAHVRPGNYSEQINHYNVLSTVEQMYGLPKTGYAASAAPITDIWD, from the coding sequence GTGTCGCGCGAAAATCGAAGTCCGAGAAGCCTACTCGGCAGGGCGCATCGCCTCCTGCTGGCGCTCGGGGTGGTCGCTTTGGTGGCACTGGCGGCAAGTCCGCTGACCCCGCGCATAGGCCTTGCGGCAGCGGCCATTCCGCAACCGGCGCATATCGTGATCGTGGTGGAGGAAAACCGTTCCGAGAACGGCATCATCGGCAACAAGTCGGCGCCCTTCATCACCTCCCTGGCCGCCAATGGCGCCAACATGACGCAGTCATACGCCGAAACCCACCCCAGCGAACCGAATTACCTGGCGCTGTTCGCGGGCAACACCTTCGGGGTGACCAAGGACCTGTGCCCGATCAACGCCGGCGCGGCCCCCAATCTCGGATCCGAATTGCTGGCCGCGGGCCACACGTTCGTCGGCTTCGCCGAAGGCCTGCCAACCGTAGGCTCGCCGGTGTGCACCGCGGGCAAGTACGCGCGCAAGCACGTGCCGTGGGCCAACTTCACCAACGTGCCGGCGGCGAACTCGATGCCGTTCTCCGCGTTCCCGATGGGCAACTACGCCAGCCTGCCGACCGTGTCGTTCGTCATCCCCAACAACGACAACAACATGCACGACGGGTCCATCGCGCAGGCCGACGCCTGGCTGAATCGCCAGCTGTCCGGTTACGCCAATTGGGCGGTGGCCAACAACAGCCTGCTGATCCTGACGTTCGACGAGGACGACAACGGCAGCCACAACCAGATCCCCACGGTGTTCTACGGCGCCCACGTCCGCCCCGGCAACTACAGCGAGCAGATCAACCACTACAACGTGCTTTCCACGGTGGAGCAGATGTACGGGCTACCCAAGACGGGCTATGCCGCCAGCGCCGCGCCCATCACCGACATCTGGGACTAG
- the upp gene encoding uracil phosphoribosyltransferase: MDVRVIDHPLAAARLTVLRDERTDNAGFRAALRELTLMLVYEASREAPRKSVRIRTPVAATAGTRLVNPPLLVPVLRAGLGMVEAAQAAIPEAEVGFVGVARDEETHLPVPYLEALPDKLARRPVMVLDPMLATGGSMAHTIGLLQRRGATDITALCLVTAPEGLAAVQKAAPDARVFTAAVDKGLNKSAYIVPGLGDAGDRQFGPNLFTSPASQRPARRAGHRRAAAKNPDRR, encoded by the coding sequence ATGGACGTGCGCGTGATCGACCACCCGCTGGCCGCGGCCCGGCTGACGGTGCTGCGCGACGAACGCACCGACAATGCCGGGTTTCGGGCCGCGCTGCGCGAGCTCACGCTGATGCTGGTGTACGAGGCCAGCCGGGAGGCGCCGCGAAAGTCGGTCAGGATCCGCACCCCGGTGGCCGCGACGGCCGGGACGCGACTGGTCAACCCGCCGCTGCTGGTTCCGGTGCTGCGGGCCGGGTTGGGCATGGTCGAGGCCGCCCAGGCCGCGATACCCGAGGCGGAGGTGGGTTTCGTCGGTGTCGCCCGCGACGAGGAAACCCACCTGCCGGTCCCGTATCTCGAGGCGCTGCCCGACAAACTCGCGCGCCGGCCGGTGATGGTCCTCGACCCCATGCTGGCCACCGGCGGGTCGATGGCCCACACCATCGGCCTGCTGCAGCGCCGCGGCGCCACCGACATCACCGCGCTGTGCCTGGTCACCGCGCCGGAAGGCCTTGCGGCCGTGCAGAAAGCGGCGCCGGACGCGCGAGTGTTCACCGCCGCGGTCGACAAGGGGCTCAACAAGTCGGCCTATATCGTGCCTGGCCTCGGCGACGCGGGGGACCGCCAGTTCGGGCCGAACCTGTTCACCAGCCCCGCATCGCAGCGACCAGCTCGGCGCGCAGGGCACCGGCGCGCCGCCGCGAAGAATCCAGATCGTCGCTAG
- a CDS encoding purine-nucleoside phosphorylase, which produces MTQTSSDPGDLARRAAAVIAERTGIDEHDVAIVLGSGWSPAVAALGTEAIGKTAVLPQADLPGFRPPTAIGHTGELLSMRIGEHRVLVLVGRIHAYEGHDLCHVVHPVRAACAAGVRAVVLTNAAGGLRPDMAVGEPVLISDHLNLTARSPLVGPQFVDLTDAYSPRLREFARQADPTLTEGVYAGLPGPHYETPAEIRMLRTLGADLVGMSTVHETIAARAAGAEVLGVSLVTNLAAGIGGEPLSHAEVLSAGAASASRMGALLALILERLPRF; this is translated from the coding sequence GTGACCCAAACCTCGTCCGACCCAGGCGACCTCGCGCGCCGCGCCGCCGCGGTCATCGCCGAGCGCACCGGAATCGACGAGCATGACGTCGCCATCGTGCTCGGCTCGGGATGGTCGCCGGCGGTCGCCGCGCTCGGCACCGAGGCGATCGGGAAGACCGCCGTGCTGCCCCAGGCCGACCTGCCCGGCTTCCGGCCGCCCACCGCGATCGGGCACACCGGCGAGCTGTTGTCGATGCGCATCGGCGAACACCGGGTGCTGGTGCTCGTCGGCCGCATCCACGCCTACGAGGGCCACGACCTGTGCCACGTCGTGCACCCGGTGCGGGCGGCCTGCGCGGCCGGCGTGCGCGCGGTCGTGCTCACCAATGCGGCGGGCGGACTGCGCCCGGACATGGCCGTCGGCGAACCGGTGTTGATCAGCGACCACCTCAACCTGACCGCGCGTTCCCCGCTGGTCGGCCCGCAATTCGTGGACCTGACCGACGCCTACTCCCCGCGGCTGCGCGAATTCGCCCGCCAGGCCGACCCGACGCTGACCGAGGGCGTCTACGCCGGCCTGCCCGGCCCGCACTACGAGACCCCCGCGGAAATCCGGATGCTGCGCACGCTGGGCGCCGACCTGGTCGGCATGTCGACGGTGCACGAGACCATCGCGGCGCGGGCGGCCGGCGCCGAGGTGCTCGGGGTGTCGCTGGTGACCAACCTGGCCGCCGGCATCGGCGGCGAGCCGCTCAGCCACGCCGAGGTGCTCTCCGCGGGGGCCGCGTCCGCCAGCCGGATGGGCGCCCTCCTGGCCCTGATCCTCGAGCGGCTGCCCCGGTTTTAG
- a CDS encoding cupin, whose translation MQQLATPNLDPTVPAPMVNVAEYAFEGRFEEWAEQAEYFEYSRAANPIGSGLTPRVPIRRFGPELYLDAPTGVIPLDLSAELGGPAGAATSPALLANFVSIRANEHVDTHPNATSQLYYVLYGRGFAAVNGRLIEWEKGDFVTLPAGAHSVFYAGADTAMYWVHDEPLMRYLGADATRPRFRATKFRRADAVAKLTEIASRPGANEKSRVSVLLANAEQDQTLTITHVLWAMFGVLPPHQVQRPHRHQSVALDLILDAPAAGCYTLLGTRLDERGGIVDPIRVDWQAGGAFTTPPGMWHAHYNETDEPAHLIPVQDAGLQTHLRSLDIKFTQRRDLAAG comes from the coding sequence ATGCAGCAGCTAGCGACCCCGAACCTGGACCCGACGGTCCCCGCGCCGATGGTCAACGTCGCCGAGTACGCGTTCGAGGGGCGGTTCGAAGAGTGGGCCGAGCAGGCCGAATACTTCGAGTACTCCAGGGCCGCCAACCCGATCGGCTCGGGGCTGACCCCGCGGGTGCCGATCCGGCGGTTCGGTCCCGAGCTCTACCTCGACGCGCCGACCGGCGTGATCCCGCTGGACCTGTCGGCCGAGCTGGGCGGCCCGGCCGGCGCGGCGACCAGCCCCGCGCTGCTGGCCAACTTCGTGTCCATTCGTGCGAACGAGCACGTCGACACCCACCCCAACGCCACCTCGCAGCTGTATTACGTGCTCTACGGGCGGGGGTTCGCGGCGGTCAACGGCCGCCTGATCGAGTGGGAGAAGGGCGACTTCGTGACGCTGCCCGCCGGCGCGCACTCGGTGTTCTATGCCGGCGCTGACACGGCCATGTACTGGGTGCACGACGAGCCCCTGATGCGTTACCTCGGCGCCGACGCGACCCGGCCCCGCTTCCGGGCGACCAAGTTCCGCCGCGCCGACGCCGTCGCCAAGCTGACCGAGATCGCGTCGCGCCCCGGCGCCAACGAGAAGAGCCGTGTCAGCGTCCTGCTGGCCAACGCCGAGCAGGACCAGACCCTGACCATCACGCACGTGCTGTGGGCCATGTTCGGCGTGCTTCCGCCCCATCAGGTGCAGCGCCCGCACCGGCACCAGTCGGTCGCGCTGGACCTCATCCTGGACGCGCCCGCGGCCGGCTGCTACACGCTGCTGGGCACGCGTCTCGACGAGCGGGGCGGCATCGTCGATCCCATCCGGGTGGACTGGCAGGCCGGTGGCGCCTTCACCACCCCGCCGGGCATGTGGCACGCCCACTACAACGAGACCGACGAGCCGGCCCACCTGATCCCGGTCCAAGACGCCGGGCTGCAGACCCACCTGCGCAGCCTCGACATCAAGTTCACCCAGCGCCGCGATCTCGCCGCGGGCTGA
- a CDS encoding cutinase family protein translates to MSVVSVTFGPAPSAKADCPNVQLIFARGTAEPPGLGVVGDALFAALQPALGSRTVDSYAVNYPASYNFLTTADAANDARDHIAEMVDQCPSTRLVLGGFSQGAAAISMLAGVPPVGQRIGNFGSAPPLDPALANKIRAVAVFGNPGNRFDTPLSSTGAFAGRTIDLCSEGDPVCVVGGRDRDAHHDYSAPPYPGQAASFIAGLV, encoded by the coding sequence CTGTCAGTGGTTTCGGTCACATTCGGCCCGGCGCCGTCGGCCAAGGCGGACTGTCCGAACGTCCAACTGATCTTCGCCCGCGGCACCGCCGAGCCGCCGGGCCTGGGTGTGGTGGGCGACGCGCTGTTCGCCGCCCTGCAGCCCGCGCTGGGGTCGCGCACCGTCGATTCCTATGCGGTGAACTATCCGGCCAGCTACAACTTCCTGACGACCGCCGACGCCGCCAACGACGCACGCGACCACATCGCGGAGATGGTCGACCAGTGCCCGTCCACGCGGCTGGTGCTCGGCGGCTTCTCGCAGGGCGCCGCCGCGATCTCGATGCTCGCCGGGGTGCCGCCCGTCGGCCAGCGCATCGGGAACTTCGGATCGGCGCCCCCGCTGGATCCCGCGCTGGCCAACAAGATCAGGGCCGTCGCGGTGTTCGGCAATCCCGGCAACCGCTTCGACACACCCCTGTCGTCGACGGGCGCGTTCGCCGGCCGCACCATCGACCTGTGCAGCGAAGGTGATCCCGTCTGCGTCGTCGGCGGTCGCGACCGGGATGCGCACCACGACTACTCCGCCCCGCCCTACCCGGGCCAGGCGGCGAGTTTCATCGCCGGGCTGGTGTAG
- the satS gene encoding protein export chaperone SatS translates to MAADLVPIRLSLSAGDRYTVWAPRWRDSGDEWEAFLGKDEDLFVFSSVADLVAFVRSDTDNDLTDHPAWKALTSAHAHDFEPAEDKQFDLVAVEELVSEKPTAESVSALAGTLAIVSSIGSVCELAAVSKFFNGNPSLGTVSGGVEHFTGKAGAKRWHAIAEIIGRSWDDVLGAIDDIATTPDVDAKLSAKAEDELAEEREEDETEDAVEESAADDIDDDIDDEVDEDDEDDDTEARAAGDTAVLGGDKDFWLQVGIDPIRIMTSSGTFFTLRCYLDDEPIFLGRNGRISVFPSERALARYLADEHDHDLSDLSTYDDIRTAATDGSLTVEVTDDNIYVLTGLADDLADGPEAVDREQLELAVEVLRDIGDYSEDPAVDKALETNRPLGKLVAAVLEPGSVTKPSPPYAAAVREWEKLEQFVEGRLRRE, encoded by the coding sequence ATGGCTGCTGACCTCGTGCCCATTCGCCTGAGCCTGTCCGCCGGCGACCGCTACACCGTGTGGGCGCCCCGCTGGCGTGACTCCGGCGACGAGTGGGAGGCCTTCCTGGGCAAGGACGAGGACCTGTTCGTCTTCTCCTCCGTCGCCGACCTGGTGGCGTTCGTGCGGTCCGACACCGACAACGACCTGACCGACCACCCGGCGTGGAAGGCCCTGACGTCGGCGCACGCGCATGACTTCGAGCCCGCCGAGGACAAGCAGTTCGATCTGGTCGCGGTCGAGGAACTGGTCTCCGAGAAGCCCACCGCGGAATCGGTGTCCGCGCTGGCGGGCACGCTGGCCATCGTGTCGTCCATCGGATCGGTGTGCGAGCTGGCGGCGGTGTCGAAGTTCTTCAACGGCAACCCCAGCCTGGGCACGGTGTCGGGCGGGGTCGAGCACTTCACCGGCAAGGCCGGCGCCAAACGCTGGCATGCGATCGCCGAGATCATCGGGCGCAGCTGGGACGACGTGCTGGGCGCGATCGATGACATCGCCACCACCCCCGACGTCGACGCCAAGTTGTCGGCCAAGGCCGAAGACGAACTGGCCGAGGAGCGCGAAGAGGACGAGACCGAAGACGCCGTCGAGGAATCCGCGGCCGACGACATTGACGACGACATTGACGACGAAGTTGACGAAGACGACGAGGACGACGACACCGAAGCCCGGGCGGCCGGCGACACCGCGGTGCTCGGCGGCGACAAGGACTTCTGGCTGCAGGTCGGCATCGATCCGATCCGGATCATGACGAGCTCGGGCACCTTCTTCACCCTGCGCTGCTACCTCGACGACGAGCCGATCTTCCTGGGCCGCAACGGACGGATCAGCGTGTTCCCGTCCGAGCGCGCGCTGGCCCGCTACCTGGCCGACGAGCACGACCACGACCTGTCCGATCTGAGCACCTACGACGACATCCGCACCGCCGCCACCGACGGGTCGCTCACGGTCGAGGTCACCGACGACAACATCTACGTGCTCACCGGCCTGGCCGACGACCTGGCCGACGGGCCCGAGGCCGTGGACCGGGAGCAACTGGAACTGGCCGTCGAGGTGCTCCGCGACATCGGCGACTACTCCGAGGATCCCGCGGTGGACAAGGCGCTCGAAACCAACCGGCCGCTGGGCAAATTGGTGGCCGCCGTGCTCGAACCCGGCTCGGTCACCAAGCCGTCGCCGCCGTACGCCGCGGCGGTGCGCGAGTGGGAGAAGCTGGAGCAATTCGTCGAGGGCCGGCTCCGCCGCGAGTAG